A window from Rhinoraja longicauda isolate Sanriku21f chromosome 26, sRhiLon1.1, whole genome shotgun sequence encodes these proteins:
- the LOC144606509 gene encoding myosin regulatory light chain 2, ventricular/cardiac muscle isoform-like isoform X1: protein MVFNVTNKKTVTAGAPAPKKAKKRTEKGSSNIFSMFDQSQIQEFKEAFTIMDQNRDGIINKEDLRGTFAALGRVNVKHEELEAMLKEAPAPINFTIFLTMFGEKLKGADPEETILNAFKIFDPDAKGHIKADYFKQMLTTQADRFNEEECEQMFGAFPPDVLGNLDYKSLCYVITHGEEKD, encoded by the exons ATGGTGTTCAACGTAACCAACAAGAAGACGGTCACAGCTGGAGCCCCT GCCCCGAAAAAGGCGAAGAAGAGGACGGAGAAGGGAAGTTCCAATATCTTCTCCATGTTCGACCAGTCTCAGATCCAGGAGTTCAAggag GCTTTTACTATAATGGACCAAAACAGAGATGGTATCATCAATAAAGAGGATTTGAGAGGCACCTTCGCTGCTCTGG GTCGTGTGAATGTTAAGCACGAGGAGCTGGAAGCGATGTTGAAGGAGGCCCCTGCACCGATAAACTTCACCATTTTCCTCACAATGTTCGGGGAGAAGCTGAAAG GTGCTGACCCAGAAGAAACAATTCTCAATGCTTTTAAGATTTTTGACCCAGATGCCAAAGGACATATCAAAGCAGATTA CTTCAAACAAATGCTGACGACCCAAGCAGACCGATTTAATGAAGAGGAG TGTGAGCAGATGTTTGGTGCCTTCCCTCCTGATGTTTTGGGGAATCTTGATTACAAAAGTCTCTGCTATGTCATCACTCATGGTGAAGAGAAGGACTAA
- the LOC144606509 gene encoding myosin regulatory light chain 2, ventricular/cardiac muscle isoform-like isoform X2, which translates to MAPKKAKKRTEKGSSNIFSMFDQSQIQEFKEAFTIMDQNRDGIINKEDLRGTFAALGRVNVKHEELEAMLKEAPAPINFTIFLTMFGEKLKGADPEETILNAFKIFDPDAKGHIKADYFKQMLTTQADRFNEEECEQMFGAFPPDVLGNLDYKSLCYVITHGEEKD; encoded by the exons ATG GCCCCGAAAAAGGCGAAGAAGAGGACGGAGAAGGGAAGTTCCAATATCTTCTCCATGTTCGACCAGTCTCAGATCCAGGAGTTCAAggag GCTTTTACTATAATGGACCAAAACAGAGATGGTATCATCAATAAAGAGGATTTGAGAGGCACCTTCGCTGCTCTGG GTCGTGTGAATGTTAAGCACGAGGAGCTGGAAGCGATGTTGAAGGAGGCCCCTGCACCGATAAACTTCACCATTTTCCTCACAATGTTCGGGGAGAAGCTGAAAG GTGCTGACCCAGAAGAAACAATTCTCAATGCTTTTAAGATTTTTGACCCAGATGCCAAAGGACATATCAAAGCAGATTA CTTCAAACAAATGCTGACGACCCAAGCAGACCGATTTAATGAAGAGGAG TGTGAGCAGATGTTTGGTGCCTTCCCTCCTGATGTTTTGGGGAATCTTGATTACAAAAGTCTCTGCTATGTCATCACTCATGGTGAAGAGAAGGACTAA
- the LOC144606153 gene encoding homeobox protein SEBOX-like, which produces MPKKRSRVVQEILQVIRNAKRQYWDKLESYYNHPNTRRLQYYNRLQSKANRVMTSIPTVLCVPVPTVTVPEVKSGFLRRLESGGTHIHPLTTGAHDTRVPHLCLPRTVGLGCGGEGQRKRKRTTFSKWQLGKLEEAFVVTPYPGISLRERLAEITGIAEAKIQVWFQNRRARCTRQGRGVKKYPRGWSPHASRSAQAPSNSGPGRRSMYCTVGLCSTLVAGQGLLTQYHHAHPCVQQVTRDKPLAFDFPAHTVPGERDTLRSGSHGAQVTPCMKHSDQVVPHLEPEGQAIPQAHTSLRHTSDLIYNAAIVTNE; this is translated from the exons ATGCCGAAGAAACGATCCCGAGTGGTCCAAGAAATCTTGCAGGTCATCAGGAATGCCAAGAGGCAATATTGGGATAAACTTGAGTCCTACTATAACCACCCGAACACCCGTCGACTTCAATACTATAATAGGCTACAAAGC aaggccaacagagtAATGACATCCATCCCAACAGTCTTGTGTGTGCCTGTTCCCACGGTCACTGTTCCAGAAGTAAAATCGGGCTTCCTGAGG aggctggaatctggagGAACACACATCCACccgctcaccacaggagcccacg ACACCCGGGTCCCACACCTTTGTTTGCCCCGGACGGTGGGCCTGggatgtgggggtgaggggcagcGCAAGAGGAAGAGAACCACCTTCAGCAAGTGGCAACTGGGAAAGTTGGAGGAGGCCTTCGTGGTGACTCCCTACCCGGGCATCAGCCTGAGGGAGAGGCTGGCCGAGATCACGGGAATTGCCGAGGCCAAGATCCAG GTCTGGTTCCAGAACCGCCGGGCGCGATGCACCAGGCAGGGCAGGGGGGTGAAGAAGTACCCGCGCGGGTGGAGCCCCCATGCATCCCGCTCAGCCCAGGCTCCTTCAAATAGCGGACCGGGCAGAAGGTCTATGTACTGTACGGTCGGTCTCTGCAGCACCCTGGTGGCAGGGCAAGGACTCCTGACCCAGTATCACCATGCTCACCCCTGCGTGCAGCAGGTCACCAGGGACAAGCCCTTGGCCTTCGATTTCCCAGCTCACACTGTTcctggagagagagacacactcagatctgggagtcACGGGGCTCAGGTGACCCCCTGTATGAAGCACAGTGACCAAGTCGTGCCACATCTGGAACCTGAGGGCCAGGCCATACCTCAAGCACACACATCCCTCCGCCACACCTCCGACCTCATCTACAATGCCGCCATTGTCACCAACGAGTAG